The following is a genomic window from Episyrphus balteatus chromosome 1, idEpiBalt1.1, whole genome shotgun sequence.
tattattattattattattattattattattattattattattattattattattattattattattattattattattattattattattattattattattattattattattattattattattattattattattattattattattattattattattattattattattattattattattattattattattattattattattattattattattattattattattattattattattattattattattattattattattattattattattattattattattattattattattattattattattattattattattattattattattattattattattattattattattattattattattattattattattattattattattattattattattattattattattattattattattattattattattattattattattattattattattattattattattattattattattattattattattattattattattattattattattattattattattattattattattattattattattattattattattattattattattattattattattattattattattattattattattattattattattattattattattattattattattattattattattattattattattattattattattattattattattattattattattattattattattattattattattattattattattattattattattattattattattattattattattattattattattattattattattattattattattattattattattattattattattattattattattattattattattattattattattattattattattattattattattattattattattattattattattattattattattattattattattattattattattattattattattattattattattattattattattattattattattattattattattattattattattattattattattattattattattattattattattattattattattattattattattattattattattattattattattattattattattattattattattattattattattattattattattattattattattattattattattattattattattattattattattattattattattattattattattattattattattattattattattattattattattattattattattattattattattattattattattattattattattattattattattattattattattattattattattattattattattattattattattattattattattattattattattattattattattattattattattattattattattattattattattattattattattattattattattattattattattattattattattattattattattattattattattattattattattattattattattattattattattattattattattattattattattattattattattattattattattattattattattattattattattattattattattattattattattattattattattattattattattattattattattattattattattattattattattattattattattattattattattattattattattattattattattattattattattattattattattattattattattattattattattattattattattattattattattattattattattattattattattattattatactaaCAAATTATACCGGAATTATCTCCGCATTTTGGGGACATAAGGGTTTCCATTAGGATTCCCACAGACTACTCCATCGAGCTTCTCTTTGGACAAAGGTTCTCCTAGTGAGTTCCGACCAGAATCATCTCCACATTTTGGGGACATAAGGGCTTCCATTGAGATTCCCACAGACTACTCCATCGAGCTTCTCTTTGGACAAAGGTTCTCCTAGTGAGTTCCGACCGGAATTATCTTCACATTTTGGGGAAATAAGGGTTTCCATTGGGATTCCCACAGACTACTCCTTCGAGCTTCTcgttggacataggttctcctGCCGAGTTCCGACTAGACTTCTCTCCGTATTGTAGGGACATAGGATTCCATTTGGATTCCAAAGACTTCTCCTTTGAGTTTCCTAGCTCattggacataggttctcctTGCGAGTTCCGTCCAAAATCCTCTCCAGGTTGTGTACTGGGGACAAAAGGGTTTCCATTAGGATCCCATAGACTACTCCTTCGAGCTTCTcgttggacataggttctcctGCCGAGTTCCAACCAGACTTCTCTCCGAATTGTGGGGACATAGGATTCCATTTGGATTCCAAAGACTTCTCCTTTGAGTTTCCTAGCTCattggacataggttctcctAGCGAGTTCCGTCCAGAATCCTCTCCAGATTGTGTACTGGGGACATAAGGGTTTCCATTGGGATTCCCACAGACTACTCCATCGAGCTTGTCTTTGGACAAAGGTTCTCCTAGTGGGTTCCGACCAGAATCATCTCCACATTTTGGGGACATAAGGGTTTCCATTGGGATTCCCACAGACTACTCCATCGAGCTTCTCTTTGGACAAAGGTTCTCCTAGTGAGTTCCGACCGGAATTATCTCCACATTTTGGGGACAAAAGGGTTTCCATTAGGATCCCATAGACTACTCCTTCGAGCTTCTcgttggacataggttctcctGCCGAGTTCCGACCAGACTTCTCTCCGTATTGTGGGGACAAAGGATTCCATTTGGATTCCAAAGACTTCTCCTTTGAGTTCCCTAGCTCattggacataggttctcctAGCGAGTTCCGTCCAGAATCTTCTCCAGATTGTGTACTGGGGACATAACGGTTTCCATTAGGATCCCACAGACTACTCCTTCGAGCTTCTcgttggacataggttctcctGCCGAGTTCCGACCAGACTTCTCTCCGTATTGTGGGGACAAAGGATTCCATTTGGATTCCAAAGACTTCTCCTTTGAGTTTCCTAGCTCattggacataggttctcc
Proteins encoded in this region:
- the LOC129907703 gene encoding GATA zinc finger domain-containing protein 14-like; this translates as NNNNNNNNNNNNNNNNNNNNNNNNNNNNNNNNNNNNNNNNNNNNNNNNNNNNNNNNNNNNNNNNNNNNNNNNNNNNNNNNNNNNNNNNNNNNNNNNNNNNNNNNNNNNNNNNNNNNNNNNNNNNNNNNNNNNNNNNNNNNNNNNNNNNNNNNNNNNNNNNNNNNNNNNNNNNNNNNNNNNNNNNNNNNNNNNNNNNNNNNNNNNNNNNNNNNNNNNNNNNNNNNNNNNNNNNNNNNNNNNNNNNNNNNNNNNNNNNNNNNNNNNNNNNNNNNNNNNNNNNNNNNNNNNNNNNNNNNNNNNNNNNNNNNNNNNNNNNNNNN